In Patescibacteria group bacterium, the following are encoded in one genomic region:
- the fusA gene encoding elongation factor G: protein MAREYPIEKIRNIGIIAHIDAGKTTVTERILYYSGKTYKIGEVHEGTAVMDWMEQEKERGITITAAATTSFWPIPKWLDDSNGNCLINIIDTPGHIDFTAEVQRSLRVLDGAVVVFDGVAGVEPQSETVWRQADKFAVPRICFINKMDRMGADFEKSFKSIKDKLGAKAVVIQIPIGSEDKFEGIINLFEMKAYKHADELGKDLTTSEMPEEYHAQAEKWRHKMIEEIVETSNDLLQKYLDGKEITNDELYQALRKATIENKIYPVLTGSALKNKGVQPLLDAVAGFLPSPLEAPQIKGTNPKDETEIEIKPEDSAPFAALAFKIAADPFVGKLAFFRVYSGTLSSGSYILNASTGARERIGRILRMHANHREEVKEVYAGDIAAAVGLKETTTGDTLCDPAKPVILEKINFPDPVISIAIEPKTKADQEKLAQSLKRLAEEDPTFKVKVDEETSQTIISGMGELHLEILVDRMKREFSVEANIGNPQVAYRETISAPAKAEGKFIRQTGGRGQYGHVLLNIEPKERGEGVEFIDKIVGGRIPREFIPAVEKGIKEASQRGVLAGYPLTDLAVTLYDGSYHEVDSSEIAFQIAGSMALQSAVKKATPQILEPIMKLEVIIPSDDLGDVTGDLNSRRAQIEQVSDRTNMKVIDAKVPLATMFGYTTALRTLTSGRGSSTMEFDHYEPVPHHIFERIVGDFEKTKTEKS from the coding sequence ATGGCTCGCGAATACCCGATCGAAAAAATTAGAAATATTGGTATTATTGCTCATATTGATGCTGGCAAAACCACTGTCACAGAGCGCATTTTATATTATTCTGGAAAAACCTATAAAATTGGTGAAGTTCACGAAGGTACGGCGGTGATGGACTGGATGGAACAAGAAAAAGAACGCGGCATCACTATTACGGCGGCGGCGACCACCAGTTTTTGGCCAATCCCCAAATGGTTAGATGATTCTAACGGTAATTGTTTGATTAATATTATTGATACTCCGGGCCACATTGATTTTACCGCTGAAGTCCAACGCTCACTCCGTGTTTTAGATGGTGCGGTGGTAGTTTTTGATGGTGTCGCCGGTGTTGAACCACAATCAGAAACTGTTTGGCGTCAAGCTGATAAATTTGCAGTGCCTCGAATTTGTTTTATCAATAAAATGGATCGTATGGGTGCCGATTTTGAAAAATCATTTAAATCAATCAAAGATAAATTAGGTGCCAAAGCCGTTGTCATCCAAATCCCAATCGGTTCTGAGGATAAATTTGAAGGCATTATCAATTTATTTGAAATGAAAGCCTATAAACACGCTGATGAATTGGGCAAAGACTTAACCACCAGTGAAATGCCTGAGGAATATCACGCTCAAGCTGAGAAATGGCGTCATAAAATGATTGAAGAAATTGTTGAGACTTCAAACGATCTTTTACAAAAATATTTAGACGGCAAAGAAATTACTAATGATGAGTTATATCAAGCTTTGCGAAAAGCCACTATTGAAAATAAAATTTATCCAGTTTTAACCGGTTCTGCCCTAAAAAACAAAGGCGTTCAGCCTTTATTAGATGCGGTGGCTGGATTTTTACCATCACCCTTGGAAGCTCCTCAAATTAAAGGTACTAACCCCAAAGATGAAACCGAAATTGAAATTAAACCCGAAGATTCCGCCCCATTTGCGGCTTTAGCGTTTAAAATTGCCGCTGATCCTTTTGTCGGCAAATTAGCCTTTTTTAGGGTATATTCTGGAACCTTATCCTCGGGCTCATATATTTTAAATGCCAGCACCGGCGCGAGAGAAAGAATCGGCCGAATTTTAAGAATGCACGCTAATCATCGCGAAGAAGTCAAAGAGGTCTATGCGGGTGATATTGCCGCGGCCGTGGGCTTAAAAGAGACCACTACTGGCGATACCTTGTGTGACCCCGCAAAACCGGTTATTTTGGAAAAAATTAATTTTCCAGATCCGGTCATTTCCATTGCCATTGAACCGAAAACAAAAGCCGATCAAGAAAAATTAGCCCAATCGTTAAAAAGATTGGCCGAGGAAGATCCCACCTTCAAAGTCAAAGTTGATGAAGAAACCAGCCAAACAATTATTTCTGGCATGGGTGAATTACATCTAGAAATTTTGGTTGACCGCATGAAGCGTGAATTTTCCGTCGAAGCTAATATTGGCAATCCTCAAGTAGCTTACAGAGAAACCATTTCCGCACCTGCCAAGGCTGAAGGCAAATTTATTCGACAAACCGGTGGTCGCGGTCAATATGGTCACGTTTTACTTAATATTGAGCCCAAAGAACGGGGCGAAGGCGTTGAATTTATTGATAAAATTGTCGGTGGCCGCATTCCTCGAGAATTTATTCCAGCAGTCGAAAAAGGTATCAAAGAAGCTTCGCAAAGAGGGGTTCTTGCCGGCTATCCTTTGACTGATTTGGCCGTGACTCTTTATGATGGTTCTTATCATGAAGTTGACTCTTCGGAAATTGCTTTCCAAATTGCCGGTTCCATGGCCTTGCAAAGTGCGGTTAAAAAAGCTACCCCACAAATTCTCGAACCGATTATGAAATTAGAAGTTATTATCCCCAGTGATGATTTGGGTGATGTCACCGGTGACCTGAACAGCCGCCGTGCTCAGATTGAACAAGTTTCAGACCGCACCAATATGAAAGTCATTGATGCTAAAGTGCCCTTGGCAACCATGTTTGGTTACACCACCGCCTTGCGAACCCTTACTTCTGGTCGCGGTTCATCCACTATGGAATTTGATCATTATGAACCGGTTCCACACCATATTTTTGAACGAATTGTGGGAGATTTTGAAAAAACTAAAACTGAAAAAAGTTGA
- the rpsG gene encoding 30S ribosomal protein S7 produces MRGKARNYKKNQIEPDPKYNSTQVAKFINQLMRRGKKSTAQKIVYAAFAICEVKLKKPAVDIFETAISNSCPQLEVRSRRIGGATYQVPMEVKRDRQQTLAMRWIIQAARDRQGSQMADYLAQELMDAAQNIGAAVKKKQEMHKLAEVNRAFAHYARL; encoded by the coding sequence ATGAGAGGTAAGGCTCGAAATTATAAAAAAAATCAAATTGAACCGGATCCCAAATATAATTCTACGCAAGTAGCTAAATTTATTAATCAATTAATGAGACGGGGCAAAAAATCCACCGCTCAAAAAATTGTTTATGCCGCTTTTGCAATTTGTGAAGTAAAACTTAAAAAACCAGCCGTTGATATTTTTGAGACCGCTATTTCCAATTCCTGCCCTCAACTTGAAGTGCGCTCGCGTCGAATTGGTGGTGCGACCTATCAAGTACCCATGGAAGTGAAAAGGGACCGCCAACAAACTTTAGCGATGCGTTGGATTATCCAAGCGGCTCGCGATCGCCAAGGTAGTCAAATGGCAGATTATCTTGCTCAAGAATTAATGGATGCCGCTCAAAATATCGGGGCGGCGGTCAAGAAAAAACAGGAAATGCACAAATTAGCTGAAGTTAATCGTGCTTTTGCCCACTATGCCAGGCTTTAA
- the rpsL gene encoding 30S ribosomal protein S12, which yields MPTISQLIRKPRRKIQKKSKVPALLRGFNTLRRKSYSHPSPFKRGICIKVTTVTPKKPNSALRKIARVRLTNGQEVTAYIPGIGHNLQEHSVVMLRGGRVKDLPGVRYHIVRGKLDTAGVENRQQGRSKYGAKRGK from the coding sequence ATGCCCACCATATCACAATTAATTAGAAAACCGCGTCGGAAAATCCAGAAAAAATCCAAAGTGCCAGCTCTTTTAAGGGGTTTTAACACCCTTAGACGAAAGTCATATTCTCATCCCTCACCATTTAAAAGAGGCATTTGCATTAAAGTCACCACCGTCACCCCTAAAAAACCAAACTCAGCCCTGCGAAAAATTGCTAGGGTCAGGCTTACTAATGGCCAAGAAGTCACCGCTTATATTCCCGGCATTGGCCATAATCTTCAAGAACATTCTGTGGTTATGCTGCGCGGTGGCAGAGTCAAAGACTTGCCTGGTGTCAGATATCATATAGTGAGAGGGAAATTAGACACCGCTGGTGTGGAAAATCGGCAGCAAGGACGTTCTAAATATGGTGCCAAAAGAGGCAAATAA